The sequence ACTGCCGGAAATTCCTCCGGAATTAACGATGGTGCTTGCGCTCTTCTTCTGGCCGACGAGGTGACGGCGGGAAGGAACGGACTCGTTCCAAAGGCCAGGATCGTCGCTATGGCGACGGCCGGCGTGCCGCCGCGCATCATGGGCATCGGGCCTGCCCCGGCTACGCAAAAGGTGTTGGCCCTGGCGGGGCTGCGCCTTGATCAGCTCGATGTCATCGAACTCAACGAGGCCTTTGCGGCACAAGGACTGGCCGTACTCAGGATGCTGGGAATCAATGACCAGGACGAACGCGTGAATGCCTGGGGCGGAGCGATTGCCTTGGGACATCCGTTAGGTGCAAGTGGTGCGCGTCTGGTCACGACCGCGGTCAATCGCTTGCACGTAACCGGCGGACGCTATGCGTTGTGCACGATGTGCATCGGCGTCGGACAAGGCATTGCGCTGATCCTTGAGCGCGTGTGACGCCTGTCGATGGCGCGAACTTGTGACGATCATGGCTGTTGCGCCGATCCCCTGCGCAACGATAGAAACCCCTATGGAGAACAGCGGTCCAGCCGGAATCAGGATTTTCGATTGCCAAACGTAATCGGTACGTCCGATGAGGCGATCAGCTCCAGCACAATATTGCGCGTCCGTTCTTCAGCATAGTCGTTGCGCAGGACCGCCGCCTCGATGGCCGCTTCGAGTGTGCCGCTGATGATGGCATTGAGCTGGTTAATGTGTTGGCGCCGACGAATTTTTGAACACCCCGACCGATTTTCACTGACCCACCTTAACTGGCGTAAAGGTAGACGCAGCATGGCTTACCAAAGGCCCGGGTGGGTCAGTCGATGTCGGCGCCCTGGGTCAAAAACTCATCGGCGCCAACATCCCATAGAGGCGACAATGAAGTCGTCGTACTCAGTAGCATTTATTGAACAAGCTTTAGTGAAGTTGTATTTGGTCGAGTAGCCTAAAGGTGAGTTTTCTTTGGGCTACTCGGCCACCTAGGTTGGGAATGACGCAAAAAGGTAACGGTTTCAATACAAGGTGACTATGGCGAATCGCGACCAGCTCTTGGTAAGAGCAAGGCTTTTGCCTAAACCACTTCACTGATGCGGTGGATATTCTTGTCGGGCGTGCAATATGCTCACGACTTCGATACGTTCAGCGGTCACTTGGTAGACCACGATGTAGTTCGGATGGGCGATGATTTCGCGTGTGCCAGGAACTCGGCCAGAGCGGTACAAGTACGGATGCTCAGCTGCTGGCAGCACGGATGTCTCGATCAGTCCACGCATGCGGCGGGCCGCTGGCGGACTATCGTTGGCGATGAAGCGGATGATAGAGGCAAGATTTGCGCGTGCTGATGCACGCCAGAAAACCGGTAGCATTACGCCTGTCGGCTGCTGCGCTTTTCAGCTTCCGCAATGATCGCGTCCATTTCCGCCATGACTTGGTCATGCGGAATGCTGGGGCGCGGATCATCGAGCGAGGCTTGCACCTGAGCGCGAAACCAGAGGTCATAGCTGGTTGCTTGTGCTTCTGTTTCGAATTCCGAAACGATGGGAGAAAGGACAATATTCATGCAAATAAGGTTACACCAGTTTCGACCGCCGCAGAAGCCGCTGAAACACCCTCGTCACGCTATCTGCAAATAAGCTCGCAATCGACGGTGCTAGCGCGCATTCCATTTTCGCTCGCTCACGCTAGCGGCAAATCTGCGACACGATGTCGCTTACAAAAGTTGTCCCACATACTCTGGATTCTGCGTTCTCTTCCAGTGGCTCAACTTTAGGACGGAGCCAACAATCAATAGCTGACCTTGAACGTCGGACTGTCTTCCGGCCGTGTCGTGCGGCGATCATAAATCCGGGTCGTCGCGATATTGGCGTGCCCCAGCCATTCCTGGACCTTGGCAATGTCCGCCCCGTGGTCCAGGGCATTGGTGGCAGCCGTCGCCCGCAACGCATGCGGCCCAAAACCTGCAATCTCAAATTTCAGTTCACCGGCATACCCCATCAGCATTTTATATACCCCATCCGGCGTGACCGAGGCGCGGGTATTGCCGTTCACGTTGTTTTTGATCGGGCGAAACAGCGCACCAGCTTTGTCGGTTTCGTTGCCAGCGGCCAGCAGATAAAGCTCGATTTGTTCGGCGGTACCGGGATGCAGCGGAACGTACCGGATTTTTGATCCCTTGCCATGAACCTGAAGGTGCATCACACCTCGTCGCTGCTGCAGGTCGCCGGTCGTTAATCGGCACAGTTCAGCCCGGCGCAAGCCGTGATAAAGCAGGGTGGACAGAATGGCGCGGTCGCGCAGCCCGCGCAGGGTCGTACTGTCCGGGATAGCCAGCAGGGCCCGCGCCTGGTGATCACCGATGGCCGGTGTTTTGCCTTCGGTGCTGTCGACCTTCGGTCGCTTGACCCCCTTCACCGGATTGCTCTCGACTGCATTGGTTTCGCACAGATATTCGAACAGGGAGGAGAGGGCGGCGAGCTTGCGACGAATCGTCGCACTGCTCAATGCCCGATGTTCCAGATCTTTGCGCCAGGCCAGCAAGTGCCCACGCCGGACGCTGCGGAACTGATCGGGATCGGTGATCCCGGTAAAGGTCATGAACTCGGTCAAATCGCCTTGGTACGCACGCCGGGTCTGCGGATTGGCGATATTGGCAAACCAGGTCGCGGCGGCGGGCACATCATCAAGTTCCTGGAACCGGGCTTCGGCCAAGCGCGGGGAGGAGGCCGTATCGATCAGGTTGTCAGACATATATCGCCTTCCATTGTTAAAAAGAAATAATGCGCCGCCCGACTAAAAAAATGTCTTCCAGCACCTTCCCATCTTATTTTCCGGTATTAACTTGCCGAGAACACTTTTTATCCGTTGGCTGTGATTCCTCGCCATTTTGGTGCAATCCATAGGCAGAGCGACAACATGGTGCCCCTCTAGCATTTTAATATCGATAACCTGTTTTATCAATACTAAAAATATTACGTAGCTTTTCGAAAAGTAAAAGGCGCCTAAACATGAAATATCTAATGATGAAATGACGCACAAACACATTGCAAACAAATTCACCGCGCGTTATAGTTCTTGCTAGTGATGATGTGAGTCATAAAAACATATAACATTTCAAGGAATTCAAATGGTAAAAAACTCAACACCGGCACCCCGTAAAACGAACCTAAAGGAATCTGTTCCTGAGCAACCAACTTTGGAAGATATCCAATACGAACTGGCCATGAAATTTGGCAGTATCGGTGTTCTTTTATCGGAGATGTTTCGTCCCGGTGCAGGAACGCAGTTGTTTGGTTTGTCACCCAACGCGTCCCTGTCCGGTATCGCTGACAGTATTGATGTCACTACGACGACCATTGGTCGTCAGCTCTCAATTTTTTACGACTATGCGTATAACGGCCGGTTGCTAAAGGGGCATGAAAAAATCGTCGACCCGTTCGATAGCAATGCCGCTGAACTACTGCGTGACTTTGTGGAAATCTTTGGCGACACAACGGGCTATACCGAGTTATCTGAGATGGTTGCCACGGAGGGTTGTAACGATTTTCGAAGTGGTGGACTGAGCGATCTAGTGGAACGAATGATCGCTCGTAATTACCTCGACAAAGAATATTCACTATCTTTGGCACAGCTAGCTTTATTGACGGGCATGAATGAACGCAGTGTCAGGAATGCCGCGTCTGCGGGAAAAAACCAGCTCACGCTGAATTCATCTGGTGAGGTGGACTTCCATATCGCCATACAGTGGTTGACCGAGCGATCCGGGCGCGGGTTCACACCTACTTTAAAAGTGGGATTCCCGGAGGAGGGAAAAGAAAGCGATACGGAATTGGACGCCATCGGCATTCCGGCTTTTATCAGACACCGGTTGCTATTACGGTTTGGGAAAAAATCTCACGACGAGCATGAAATCTACACTGTCATCGCACCTGAGTTCGCAATCTACGCTGCAGGCATACCTGAAATTATCGACGAGGCTGCGAGCACAGCGAAACTGAGTGCGAATGAGGTAATTGCTTCCATGCAATATCCTCTGGCTATTCCACCCCACCACTGCGCCGGGTTGGCGAAAATGATCGGGGTCGACCCTGCATGGTTCACGCTTCAAGTTATGCGGGCGCTTTATCCTGATGAAATGGATATGGTGCTCAATCCAGTCCATTACCAACATCCGGTATTTTCTCCAAGCATCGATTCGGGGCCGCTAGCCGCCATTGAAATCGTACTCACCACATCCATGATTCGTCATGGCTATCTAGACATGCCGGCAATTGCCAAAGCCATGTTCCCGGAAGACTGTTTCACTGTGCATTCCGGTGATGAACGAGGTGCCACGGTGATGATTCGATACAGCGCAGATCAACTCACGGAAACCGATATTCGGGTTAAAAGTGAAAAAACGATTAGCCCCCGCAAACGCTTCACTGCCTGGCTGCAGACAGAACTGAGTGCTCAGCCCGGTGACAGGGTACGCATAGAGCGCAAGGCAGCAAGGGAATATACGCTGAGTTTTCAGCCGGCTTACCCATCTCGTAAATAATGATCTGCCTTGTGGGACATTGTGTCTCAAACAAAAATATTTCACCAATATATCTGCTTCATAGATGACGAGTTCGATACGAACCACCAGTAATTATTGTCAGCATCTTCATGCCTAAATGGGAAAGCAAGTGAGTCACAAAATATTGCGAGCATACAAATGCAGGAAAACGGGCGTATCAATCAAGCTAATGTCAGGCTCTGAGTCAGATTTGAGCGCCATTACCTATTACGCCGTCACTCATTTGACCAAAACTACATTTGAAAAGGATGTTGTCGGAAGACTGGAGACAGCAATGTTTATGCCTACCGATTGCGAAAAGGCACTTCTAAAGTTTAACAAATTTGTATTAGAAAATCTTCATTCTAATTAATACATTACTCAATAATAAAGAAAATTCATGACCAAACTGCCCGCCGCACAAGCTCTTCAATATATAAGAAAAACTTTGTGTAAAGAACTATCCTTTGGTCCTCTTGATGTGATCAGTCGAACTTATGGACCACTTTTTTTCACTTAATGATAAGGACGGGAAGCAATTTGCAATTATTTTGGGTAACCTGAATCCATCCACTAGAACACATAAGGCATTGGCAACGATTATCGTTCTGGAGAGCTGTACACCACCGTCATTTAAAGGAATTCATCCTACAAACAAACCACATAAATCATCAGCTCTTCACGGGGGGAAATCAAAGTTAAAAATTCCAAATCAGTCCGTGTTCGAAGTGGTGGATGAAGTAGTGTTAAAAATGCTTCTGGATTGGTACAGTAAGTCTTAGTTGAAGTTACTTGCAATCAAAAACGCTCCGGCTTACATCGTGCACTTTTTACCAAAATTGATTGTTTCTAGCGGCCGCCTAAAACCAGAGATAACTGCAAATGAACATTACCAAGTGTTTGAAAGGTTAGTATGCCATCCATGATTTGCACAAAGTGTGCTGGAACTCGATTTAATAGCTGTAATCGCTGCATGGACTGCCGCAATCAGCGCGCAAAAGTTCGCATTGAGAGAATCAAAAATAACGGGGGTTCTCACACGAGCGCAGAGTGGAAGTTACTCCTCGCGAAAAGCCCAACCTGCGCAGTGTGTCGTAGGTCATGGGCAGAGGTACCCTTGCGGCCCGATCCACGTTACAAGAACACTTGGACCAAGGGACACAAGTTACCGATATATCATGGTGGTTCGGATGGGCTTTCGAATATTCAGGCCGAATGCTATGAGTGCAACTTTCAAAAAAATGCTGGAGCCCTTGGCGGCAGGCCGATAGAAACGTGTGATCCAGTTCTGAAACTCAATGGAGCAATAAGTGTAGCAATTTCACAAGAGAGAATATCCAGAAAATTTTGTTTCGTTCTCAACAATGAAACAAAAATTTTTCCCGTTCAAATAAAAAATCGTGACACCGGAGTTATTGCATTCAGGATTTCTCTTGGGGGATCAGGCGGCAATACTCGTGCGGCTAGCGAAGAAGTGGACGAGAGCACCATGACCAGAAAGGTTCTCGAAAAAGGCTATGCGGTTCGCTGTAAGTCTTTAGACGGAAAAACTAACGGGTTGTATAAAAAAGGCCACAGGTCAGTTCGAGAAGTTCGCCTAAATATAATCTAAGTGTAGCGACTC comes from Actimicrobium sp. CCC2.4 and encodes:
- a CDS encoding tyrosine-type recombinase/integrase, whose translation is MSDNLIDTASSPRLAEARFQELDDVPAAATWFANIANPQTRRAYQGDLTEFMTFTGITDPDQFRSVRRGHLLAWRKDLEHRALSSATIRRKLAALSSLFEYLCETNAVESNPVKGVKRPKVDSTEGKTPAIGDHQARALLAIPDSTTLRGLRDRAILSTLLYHGLRRAELCRLTTGDLQQRRGVMHLQVHGKGSKIRYVPLHPGTAEQIELYLLAAGNETDKAGALFRPIKNNVNGNTRASVTPDGVYKMLMGYAGELKFEIAGFGPHALRATAATNALDHGADIAKVQEWLGHANIATTRIYDRRTTRPEDSPTFKVSY
- a CDS encoding type II toxin-antitoxin system RelE/ParE family toxin, whose amino-acid sequence is MLPVFWRASARANLASIIRFIANDSPPAARRMRGLIETSVLPAAEHPYLYRSGRVPGTREIIAHPNYIVVYQVTAERIEVVSILHARQEYPPHQ
- a CDS encoding stability determinant, with translation MNIVLSPIVSEFETEAQATSYDLWFRAQVQASLDDPRPSIPHDQVMAEMDAIIAEAEKRSSRQA
- a CDS encoding HNH endonuclease; the protein is MRPDPRYKNTWTKGHKLPIYHGGSDGLSNIQAECYECNFQKNAGALGGRPIETCDPVLKLNGAISVAISQERISRKFCFVLNNETKIFPVQIKNRDTGVIAFRISLGGSGGNTRAASEEVDESTMTRKVLEKGYAVRCKSLDGKTNGLYKKGHRSVREVRLNII